The Anopheles marshallii chromosome X, idAnoMarsDA_429_01, whole genome shotgun sequence genome includes a window with the following:
- the LOC128719972 gene encoding uncharacterized protein LOC128719972: protein MDAIDDAVSSDFIMLDPKIEIEELMKLDATVNDGEEGRIAEGGGVTGCTVPGIEIIIPVGGMDFNMPRMNMACITYPIGFYDSPKQPDQKPQIRHDCMWAGTCADLSHPEKSSTGCRGCTRHNPLQQQQQQQQPPQQPQQTSVADTYENMSLLASKNYLKVTNIVEPPLGATGETVKSVAGSVEGTCALPTSQTLPVAQKSAINSMRTPFKAAQSSAQIPAGSSLLIKRQLSSAMLSQSCKHLPPSPPSSSESCTSSSEGGSEAGDPNLQVLRVPHLSRGSFLAGREQEARSIAVQNHARPDTPLSLDDDPPEFKHNLDLVATCTIGSNQQSLLHTASSSSSATSGSSGVPSSSDKGSTTTAAANRTGTNFSTATTSGAESRTGALYGRLGESCNCNGESSTNISNISGVSCHTTQCLFNYLQDTSSVEDMRNKQQLREQVRLLDDPNSLGSFSNHHHYHNHYSPPHVLRSDSPDSQLEQLLIDLREIEGSSETRSFLMDDHHTVPEASSVLAKDNLQPSLHPQQHQHQHLQQQGQRNQSSLAQCGGGLSGGAHTACNKECCWSSQELSHHLASPNNERKRRHQFAHRRRSITARGWISDDDEDEEDDLLKQLDEDEDDYEKHLEQIAPDINHAYPNQTWEDDEEDDEDEEDEEESEEDDDEKDDQEADEDDEAEEDAQHGSMYDDNRRSRSKSRGSRSRYHNQYSHPQHRRIARASYHPYDGEMYSNGKNQKLPATNLLANGSINTIIAGSGASLKSSILGSKNYTSCTTNGSLSNAVVTSISGTAQQPASATSNSYQATHFGDHSYTRPKGGYNMNELGVQTPSDSDEEIDVVSVGDKNLPTNPTERDYRHLQSEVASKIRTASSRSTTNGSLQYSSGAHHHHYQRQHQLADGPRQGLNHLGGIYPTPAGSTTISGANTPLPTRSGGASAASSPPPACTTNSSGSSSRKRPVGGGSSKRSSNSSKRMRLAYAKRGDAGRYDPGAQALAEELDTVEKRNLHNNLERQRRIGLKNLFEELKRQIPQLRDKDRAPKVNILREAATLCTRLNQEAEQLNELRQQQIKLYERVRYLRASSHSCRLSME from the exons ATGGATGCCATCGACGATGCTGTCTCGAGTGATTTCATCATGTTAGACCCGAAAATCGAAATAGAAGAGTTAATGAAGTTAGACGCCACTGTAAATGATGGAGAAGAGGGACGAATCGCAGAAGGCGGTGGTGTCACTGGATGTACCGTACCAGGGATAGAAATTATCATCCCTGTAGGTGGTATGGACTTCAACATGCCCCGCATGAACATGGCCTGCATAACCTATCCTATTGGCTTTTACGACAGTCCCAAGCAACCTGATCAGAAACCACAAATCCGACACGATTGCATGTGGGCCGGCACATGTGCGGATCTATCACATCCAGAAAAGAGCAGTACGGGATGCAGAGGATGCACTCGTCACAACCCgcttcaacagcagcagcagcagcagcagccgccgcaacaaccacaacagaCTTCAGTAGCTGATACGTATGAAAATATGTCGTTGTTGGCTTCGAAGAATTATCTTAAAGTAACAAATATTGTGGAGCCACCACTAGGAGCAACTGGTGAAACGGTGAAGAGTGTGGCGGGCAGTGTGGAGGGAACCTGTGCACTACCTACTTCCCAAACCTTACCAGTAGCCCAGAAGTCGGCAATAAATAGTATGCGGACGCCGTTCAAAGCGGCGCAAAGCTCAGCTCAGATACCTGCTGGTAGCTCTCTGCTCATCAAACGCCAACTGTCCTCCGCCATGCTCAGTCAGAGCTGCAAACACTtaccaccatcgccaccatcatcatcggaaagctgtaccagcagcagcgaaggTGGCAGTGAAGCAGGCGATCCGAATCTACAGGTGCTACGTGTACCGCATCTTTCGCGTGGATCCTTCCTAGCGGGACGTGAGCAGGAAGCACGCAGTATAGCGGTACAAAACCATGCACGGCCCGATACTCCACTTAGTCTGGACGATGATCCTCCCGAGTTCAAGCATAACCTCGACCTGGTGGCTACATGTACCATAGGTTCAAACCAGCAGAGCCTACTGCATACCgcgtcctcatcatcatcggcaacTTCCGGCTCGTCGGGTGTACCATCTTCCTCCGACAAGGGTAGCACGACCACTGCCGCTGCCAACCGCACCGGTACCAACTTCAGTACAGCAACAACGTCGGGTGCAGAATCTCGTACAGGTGCGCTTTACGGTCGTTTGGGTGAAAGCTGTAATTGCAATGGTGAAAGTAGCACTAACATCAGCAATATAAGTGGAGTCAGTTGCCATACTACCCAGTGCCTCTTCAATTACCTGCAGGATACGAGCAGCGTAGAGGACATGCGTAATAAGCAGCAGCTGCGTGAGCAAGTGCGGCTGCTCGATGATCCGAATAGCTTGGGTTCGTTCTCGAACCACCACCATTATCATAATCATTACTCACCCCCTCACGTACTGCGATCAGATTCACCGGACAGTCAGCTAGAACAGCTGCTGATCGATTTGCGCGAGATCGAGGGAAGTAGTGAGACGCGCAGCTTCCTGATGGATGATCACCATACCGTACCGGAAGCATCCAGTGTTCTTGCAAAAGACAATTTGCAACCCTCACTGCACCctcagcagcaccaacatCAACATCTGCAGCAACAGGGACAGCGCAATCAATCATCTCTAGCGCAGTGCGGAGGTGGGCTGAGCGGTGGTGCGCATACCGCGTGCAACAAGGAGTGCTGCTGGAGCAGTCAGGAACTGTCTCATCATTTGGCGTCGCCCAATAATGAGCGTAAGCGGCGGCATCAGTTCGCCCATCGGCGGCGGAGCATAACCGCTCGTGGATGGATAAGcgatgacgatgaggacgaAGAGGATGATCTGCTAAAACAGTTGGACGAAGATGAAGACGATTATGAGAAGCATTTGGAACAGATAGCGCCCGATATCAATCACGCCTACCCCAACCAAACCTGGGAGGACGACGAAGAagacgatgaagatgaagaagacGAAGAGGAGAGTGAGGAGGATGATGACGAAAAGGATGATCAAGAGGCGGACGAAGATGATGAGGCGGAGGAAGACGCACAGCACGGCAGCATGTACGATGATAATCGTCGGAGCAGGAGCAAAAGCAGAGGCTCCAGGAGTCGGTATCACAATCAATATAGCCATCCCCAGCATAGGCGGATAGCACGCGCATCCTACCATCCGTACGATGGTGAGATGTACAGCAATGGCAAAAACCAGAAGCTGCCAGCTACCAATTTGCTTGCGAACGGTTCAATCAATACGATCATCGCCGGTTCCGGTGCATCCCTCAAGTCATCGATTCTCGGTTCGAAAAACTATACGAGCTGCACCACTAATGGCAGTTTGAGCAACGCTGTCGTAACTTCTATTAGTGGCACTGCGCAACAGCCAGCTAGTGCCACCAGCAACTCCTACCAGGCGACACACTTTGGTGATCATAGCTACACCCGCCCGAAGGGTGGCTACAACATGAACGAGCTTGGCGTACAGACACCATCTGACTCTG ATGAGGAAATCGACGTGGTGTCTGTTGGTGATAAAAACCTCCCGACAAACCCGACCGAACGCGACTATCGCCATTTGCAATCAGAGGTAGCGAGCAAGATACGCACGGCTTCGTCTCGCAGCACCACGAATGGTTCGCTGCAGTACAGTTCCGGTGCGCACCATCATCACTACCAGCGTCAGCATCAGCTGGCCGATGGTCCGAGACAGGGCCTTAACCATCTCGGCGGTATCTATCCCACGCCGGCCGGCTCAACGACGATATCGGGTGCCAACACACCGCTACCAACGAGAAGTGGTGGTGCTAGTGCCGCATCTTCGCCACCTCCCGCCTGCACCACCAACTCGTCCGGTTCATCATCGCGGAAAAGGCCGGTCGGTGGTGGGAGCAGCAAACGTTCGTCCAACTCGAGCAAACGAATGCGGTTGGCTTATGCGAAGCGCGGTGACGCCGGCCGGTACGATCCGGGTGCGCAGGCACTTGCCGAAGAGCTGGATACGGTGGAGAAACGCAACCTGCACAACAACCTCGAACGGCAGCGCCGTATTGGGTTGAAGAATTTGTTCGAGGAGCTGAAACGCCAGATACCGCAACTACGCGACAAGGACCGTGCGCCGAAGGTAAACATTCTGCGTGAGGCTGCTACCCTTTGCACCCGTTTAAATCAGGAGGCCGAACAACTGAATGAGCTTCGTCAGCAGCAGATAAAGCTGTACGAACGCGTGCGCTATTTGCGTGCCTCATCGCACAGTTGTCGGCTCAGTATGGAGTAA